From a region of the Paenibacillus sp. R14(2021) genome:
- a CDS encoding 2-hydroxy-3-keto-5-methylthiopentenyl-1-phosphate phosphatase: protein MAQVNAPTTKKQRVIFCDFDGTITMNDNIVATIRHFNPPGWEAIVSDIVGQKKSIKQGVGELFRLLPTAKKAEVIDYAISNARIREGFADLLQYCKDNEIPFYVTSGGIDFFVYPILAPFGIPENHIYCNGSDFSGEAIEITWPHSCDSHCSNDCGMCKTTIIRRFPPESCERILIGDSVTDFEGAKLADVVFARSHLIQKCAELGLAFHAYETFYDVIHELKLQEATS, encoded by the coding sequence ATGGCACAAGTGAACGCCCCAACGACGAAGAAGCAGCGTGTCATTTTTTGCGATTTCGACGGCACAATCACGATGAACGACAATATCGTCGCCACAATCCGCCATTTCAACCCGCCCGGGTGGGAGGCGATCGTGAGCGATATCGTAGGCCAGAAGAAGAGCATCAAGCAAGGCGTCGGCGAGCTGTTCCGCCTGCTCCCAACCGCCAAGAAAGCCGAAGTGATCGACTATGCGATCTCTAATGCGCGGATACGCGAAGGCTTTGCCGACTTGCTGCAATATTGCAAGGATAACGAAATCCCGTTCTATGTAACGAGCGGCGGCATTGATTTCTTCGTCTACCCGATCCTTGCGCCTTTTGGCATTCCGGAGAATCACATCTACTGTAACGGAAGCGATTTTTCCGGCGAAGCGATCGAAATCACTTGGCCGCATTCCTGTGACAGCCACTGCAGCAACGACTGCGGCATGTGCAAGACGACCATCATCCGCCGTTTCCCGCCCGAGAGCTGCGAGCGCATATTGATTGGTGACAGCGTCACAGACTTTGAAGGCGCCAAACTGGCCGACGTCGTCTTCGCTCGCTCTCATCTGATTCAGAAATGCGCGGAGCTCGGATTGGCATTCCACGCGTACGAGACCTTTTACGATGTGATTCATGAATTAAAGCTGCAGGAGGCGACCTCATAA
- a CDS encoding 2,3-diketo-5-methylthiopentyl-1-phosphate enolase — protein sequence MTQAVCTAAYRCYDDKADFQKKAQGIAVGLTVGSWTDLPEARKAEMEKHLGRVVSVNVHEGTEPGTRYADIVIAYPDVNFSRDLPALLVTVFGKLSMDGRIKLLDLDFSSDFLSAFPGPKFGMQGIRGLLGIQDRPLLMSIFKSVIGHDLPNLREQFYKQALGGVDLIKDDEILFENPLTPLQKRVEACMEAARQAETETGQKLLYAVNLTGPTSKLAAQAKLAIAAGANALLFNVLAYGFDVLHELSSDPDISVPIAAHPAMAGAFYPSPHYGIAAPLLLGKLMRLAGADLVLFPSPYGSVVMPREENLAVQAALIDPALPVRASFPVPSAGIHPGLVPLILRDFGTDVVVNAGGGIHGHPLGTAAGGHAFRQAIEAALEGVSLPEAAAKPGHEALQAAIDSWGYKQ from the coding sequence ATGACTCAAGCGGTATGTACCGCAGCTTATCGCTGCTATGATGATAAAGCCGATTTCCAGAAGAAAGCCCAAGGCATCGCCGTCGGGTTGACCGTCGGCAGCTGGACGGACCTGCCCGAAGCCCGCAAGGCGGAGATGGAGAAGCATTTGGGCCGCGTTGTTTCCGTTAACGTGCACGAAGGCACTGAACCGGGTACGCGCTACGCGGACATCGTGATCGCTTATCCGGACGTCAACTTCAGCCGGGATCTCCCTGCCCTGCTCGTGACCGTATTCGGCAAGCTGTCGATGGACGGCCGCATCAAGCTGCTGGATCTCGACTTCTCCTCCGACTTCCTATCCGCGTTCCCTGGGCCAAAGTTCGGGATGCAAGGCATCCGCGGCCTTCTTGGCATCCAGGATCGTCCGCTGCTCATGAGCATCTTCAAATCCGTCATCGGCCACGATCTGCCGAATTTGCGGGAGCAATTCTATAAGCAGGCGCTTGGCGGTGTCGATCTCATCAAGGATGATGAGATCTTGTTCGAGAATCCGCTGACGCCGCTTCAGAAGCGCGTCGAGGCTTGCATGGAAGCGGCGCGCCAAGCGGAAACCGAGACCGGCCAAAAGCTGCTGTACGCGGTCAACTTGACCGGTCCAACCTCCAAGCTGGCCGCACAGGCGAAGCTTGCGATTGCCGCAGGTGCCAATGCGCTGCTGTTCAACGTGCTCGCTTACGGCTTCGACGTGCTGCATGAGCTGAGCAGCGACCCGGATATCTCGGTGCCCATCGCCGCTCATCCAGCAATGGCCGGCGCCTTCTATCCCTCGCCGCATTACGGCATTGCCGCCCCGCTGCTTCTGGGCAAACTGATGCGTCTAGCAGGCGCAGACCTAGTCCTCTTCCCGTCTCCATACGGCTCGGTCGTTATGCCTCGTGAAGAGAATCTTGCCGTTCAGGCGGCGCTGATCGATCCTGCTCTGCCTGTACGTGCGAGCTTTCCCGTGCCTTCGGCTGGCATCCATCCGGGACTCGTGCCGCTAATCCTGCGCGATTTCGGTACGGATGTGGTCGTGAATGCAGGTGGCGGCATTCATGGACATCCCTTGGGAACCGCAGCCGGCGGCCATGCGTTCCGTCAAGCCATCGAGGCTGCGCTTGAGGGCGTATCGCTTCCCGAAGCAGCTGCTAAGCCGGGACACGAAGCGCTGCAAGCCGCAATCGACAGCTGGGGGTACAAGCAATAA
- the proB gene encoding glutamate 5-kinase — MTATIVVKIGSSSLTSEEGGLNRERIAFFAGELASLHEDGHQVLLVTSGAVAAGFRKIGYSSRPKIVHEKQAAAAVGQALLMQAYQEAFAAYGDHGGVGVAQILLTRADFSNRKRIQNAQMTIEELLRQRIVPIINENDTVATDELKFGDNDTLSALVGNLVKAKRLVILTDMDGLYSEDPRKNPAAIRIERVDQISDDILSIAGGAGSSVGTGGMRSKIEAARIAMRGGVPAFIGRVLEPGDLSLAVSGHGRGTYFDTSLHNLPVKKQWLGFHSMPQGRIVVDDGAESALLQGGKSLLPAGIREIEGEFHPGDVVEVCNLKGHTLGRGVVNYAAWQVQAVAGLSSEEVRRRVEVVRMEVIHRDEWVTLKA; from the coding sequence ATGACAGCTACCATTGTTGTGAAAATCGGAAGCAGCTCCCTCACATCTGAAGAAGGCGGATTAAATCGCGAACGCATCGCTTTCTTCGCCGGCGAGTTGGCTTCGCTCCATGAAGACGGGCATCAGGTACTGCTCGTAACCTCCGGAGCCGTGGCCGCCGGCTTCAGGAAAATCGGCTACAGCAGCCGCCCCAAAATCGTGCACGAGAAACAAGCCGCGGCTGCCGTCGGGCAAGCCCTTCTCATGCAAGCCTATCAAGAAGCGTTCGCCGCTTACGGCGACCATGGCGGTGTCGGCGTTGCTCAGATTCTGCTGACCCGCGCCGATTTCTCGAACAGGAAACGGATTCAAAACGCTCAAATGACGATCGAAGAGCTGCTGCGACAGCGCATCGTACCGATTATTAACGAGAACGACACGGTTGCCACTGATGAGCTGAAGTTCGGAGACAATGACACACTGTCCGCGCTCGTAGGCAACCTTGTCAAAGCGAAGCGGCTCGTTATTTTGACCGATATGGACGGCTTGTATTCCGAAGATCCAAGGAAAAATCCGGCAGCCATCCGCATCGAGCGCGTCGATCAGATCTCCGACGACATTCTCAGCATTGCCGGAGGAGCCGGCTCCTCCGTCGGTACCGGCGGCATGCGTTCCAAAATCGAAGCGGCCCGCATTGCCATGCGCGGCGGCGTGCCTGCTTTCATCGGCCGTGTTCTGGAGCCCGGCGACTTGAGCCTGGCTGTCAGCGGTCATGGCAGAGGCACATATTTCGATACGAGCCTGCATAATCTGCCGGTGAAGAAGCAGTGGCTCGGATTTCACTCCATGCCGCAGGGACGTATCGTTGTCGATGATGGCGCGGAATCGGCGCTGCTGCAGGGCGGCAAGAGCTTGCTGCCCGCAGGTATTCGCGAAATCGAAGGCGAATTCCACCCCGGTGATGTCGTCGAAGTATGCAATTTGAAAGGCCACACGCTCGGCCGCGGCGTCGTCAACTACGCCGCTTGGCAGGTTCAGGCGGTTGCCGGACTGAGCTCCGAGGAAGTCCGCAGGCGGGTCGAGGTCGTTCGCATGGAAGTCATTCACCGTGACGAATGGGTCACGCTTAAGGCTTAA
- the mtnB gene encoding methylthioribulose 1-phosphate dehydratase, whose product MSYDQITLEDKQRALSELTEVKSLFASRGWFPGTSGNLSIRAGEFTPEDFHFAITASGKDKSLSTPEDFLFVDQDGKPSEGTKLKPSAETLIHCEIYRQTGCGAIFHVHTVFNNLVSELFWERKSIPVDGVELIKAFNIWDEEAHIEIPIVSNFAHIPSIVPEVTERLDKRIPGIMLRKHGIYAWGANAFEAKRHLEAFEFIFEYVYRWELLKR is encoded by the coding sequence ATGTCCTACGATCAAATCACGTTAGAAGATAAGCAGCGGGCGCTTTCGGAGCTGACCGAGGTCAAGAGCCTCTTCGCTTCCCGCGGCTGGTTCCCCGGTACGAGCGGCAACCTGTCGATCCGCGCAGGCGAGTTTACGCCGGAGGACTTCCATTTTGCCATCACCGCAAGCGGCAAAGATAAGTCGTTGTCGACGCCGGAGGACTTCCTATTCGTGGACCAGGACGGCAAGCCGAGTGAAGGAACGAAGCTTAAGCCATCGGCGGAGACGTTGATCCATTGCGAAATTTATCGGCAAACCGGCTGCGGCGCGATCTTCCATGTGCATACCGTATTCAATAACCTCGTATCGGAACTCTTCTGGGAACGGAAATCCATTCCGGTCGACGGTGTGGAGCTGATCAAGGCGTTCAACATTTGGGACGAGGAAGCGCATATCGAAATACCGATTGTCTCGAACTTTGCTCATATTCCTAGCATCGTGCCGGAAGTAACAGAGCGTCTCGACAAACGGATTCCCGGCATTATGCTGCGCAAGCATGGCATCTACGCATGGGGCGCGAATGCATTCGAAGCGAAGCGGCATCTGGAAGCCTTCGAGTTTATATTCGAATACGTGTACCGCTGGGAGCTGCTGAAGCGTTAA
- the pckA gene encoding phosphoenolpyruvate carboxykinase (ATP): MEGKLQPLKIGRIWNNVPVSQLVESALERKEGVLASSGALQVYTGKYTGRSPKDKFIVKEPSVMDHIDWGTVNQPISELQFERLYQKAQAYMSDKDLFVFNGYAGADSEYRLPIRIVNEYAWHNLFVRQLFVRPTQEELQTHIAEFTIIALPGLKADPEVDGTRSETFICLSFEKKLVLIGGTEYAGEMKKSIFSVLNYLLPFQDILPMHCSANVGEKDDVALFFGLSGTGKTTLSADPNRRLIGDDEHGWTDHGVFNFEGGCYAKCANLSEEKEPQIWNAIRYGSVLENVVLDPETGLADYNDTLTTENTRAAYPIDAIPGALIPGKAGHPKVIIFLTADAFGVLPPISKLTKEQAMYHFLSGYTSKLAGTERGITEPEATFSACFGAPFLPLHPTVYARLLGKKIEEHQVRVYLVNTGWSGGPYGVGRRMNLTYTRAMITAALNGSIEQTTFTADPIFGVLCPDFVEGVPSNILVPRHTWQNQEAYEKAAWELVERFTQNYKKFSS; encoded by the coding sequence ATGGAAGGCAAGTTACAACCGCTGAAAATAGGTAGGATATGGAATAATGTGCCCGTATCCCAGCTGGTCGAATCAGCATTAGAACGGAAGGAAGGGGTTCTTGCTTCCTCAGGAGCCTTACAAGTATATACAGGAAAATATACCGGACGTTCTCCAAAAGACAAGTTCATTGTGAAAGAACCATCCGTCATGGATCACATCGATTGGGGGACTGTGAATCAACCAATATCTGAGTTACAGTTCGAGCGGCTATACCAAAAAGCGCAAGCGTATATGTCGGATAAGGATTTGTTCGTATTTAACGGCTATGCCGGGGCGGATTCGGAGTATCGGTTACCTATTCGCATCGTGAATGAATATGCTTGGCATAATTTATTTGTCCGGCAGCTTTTTGTTCGTCCGACACAGGAAGAATTACAAACCCATATAGCAGAGTTTACAATAATTGCACTGCCAGGCCTAAAAGCCGATCCGGAAGTGGATGGTACGCGCTCTGAAACCTTTATCTGCCTTTCCTTTGAAAAGAAATTGGTTCTCATTGGGGGAACCGAGTATGCAGGAGAGATGAAAAAATCGATTTTTAGCGTTCTGAATTATTTACTTCCTTTCCAAGACATTTTACCGATGCATTGCTCAGCCAATGTAGGCGAGAAAGACGATGTAGCTTTATTCTTCGGATTATCCGGTACGGGAAAAACGACGCTTTCCGCTGATCCAAACCGCAGGTTGATTGGGGACGATGAGCATGGATGGACCGATCATGGCGTATTTAACTTTGAAGGCGGTTGTTATGCCAAGTGTGCCAATCTATCGGAAGAAAAGGAACCGCAAATTTGGAATGCTATTCGTTATGGTTCGGTTTTAGAGAATGTTGTTCTGGATCCAGAGACAGGCCTAGCGGATTATAACGATACTCTGACGACAGAAAATACACGAGCCGCGTATCCAATCGATGCCATTCCTGGAGCGCTCATCCCAGGGAAGGCAGGCCATCCGAAAGTCATTATTTTCTTAACAGCTGACGCTTTCGGCGTGTTGCCTCCTATTTCGAAGTTGACGAAGGAACAAGCGATGTATCATTTCTTGTCAGGGTATACTTCGAAACTGGCAGGCACCGAGAGAGGAATAACGGAACCGGAGGCGACGTTTTCCGCTTGCTTTGGTGCTCCTTTCCTACCCCTCCATCCTACCGTCTACGCAAGGTTATTAGGAAAGAAAATTGAAGAGCACCAAGTCAGAGTGTATTTGGTTAACACGGGATGGTCCGGCGGTCCATATGGGGTAGGGAGAAGGATGAATTTAACTTATACCCGTGCGATGATAACCGCTGCATTAAATGGAAGTATCGAGCAAACGACGTTTACGGCTGATCCGATCTTTGGCGTACTCTGTCCCGATTTCGTGGAGGGGGTTCCAAGCAATATTCTTGTTCCCCGCCATACTTGGCAGAATCAAGAGGCTTATGAGAAAGCCGCTTGGGAGTTGGTTGAACGATTTACTCAAAATTATAAAAAATTTTCCAGTTAA
- a CDS encoding DUF2515 family protein, with protein sequence MAERTEGRDQPKRSILVRMLQKLSSVIEYFRMKKHARRVSRKLALHADPITLRPEAVYALFTAAEDGKGKDHLRQSVPLNPEALTQHDRAIIHRILHATETANRNNVTRTEAYRAFYFRYPELHWALLAHLVSRNGGWNMTDLKGSLLPMLLGEDNRLHTFTLLERANAAIFGDAYPQLLLYEASRKEETDLSHLLPYFGVSRFMGPVWQQFWRSEDSVLLTTALIVNEQHVIEAPLVQSDYFKALVLKKPVFLLQAPFQTNAVFMPYGSPHYAGGEMKLAGLVLENFSQLEERIEFGKRLYAILFGLPEVHAGVLAFVRAIPHTGSRADYAPHLFAKEGVPVNEEEVSSPFEERLKGCKLRPGAEKLYSPELSAAWPDVPITQLDGDDWFDMAGSAAIRLYFEEMPLPKLFEITFEHCMALNKLELAVQAKQGIEAAGKLKRR encoded by the coding sequence ATGGCGGAGAGGACAGAGGGTCGGGACCAGCCGAAACGTTCCATTTTGGTAAGAATGCTGCAGAAGCTGAGTTCCGTAATCGAATATTTTCGAATGAAAAAACACGCCCGACGCGTATCCCGTAAGCTCGCGCTTCATGCCGACCCGATTACCCTTCGCCCAGAAGCTGTATACGCTCTGTTTACTGCTGCTGAAGATGGCAAGGGAAAAGATCATCTGCGGCAATCGGTGCCGCTGAATCCCGAAGCATTAACGCAGCATGACAGGGCAATCATTCACCGAATCCTGCATGCGACCGAGACGGCCAACCGCAATAATGTAACGCGGACAGAAGCATATCGTGCCTTCTATTTTCGTTACCCGGAGCTTCATTGGGCACTGCTTGCGCATCTGGTATCGCGCAACGGAGGCTGGAATATGACGGATCTCAAAGGCAGTTTGCTCCCGATGCTGCTTGGCGAAGATAACCGACTCCACACCTTCACGCTGCTGGAGCGGGCGAATGCCGCGATCTTTGGAGATGCTTATCCGCAATTGCTGCTCTATGAGGCTTCCCGAAAGGAAGAGACCGACCTGTCGCATCTGCTGCCTTACTTCGGCGTATCCCGTTTCATGGGTCCGGTCTGGCAGCAGTTTTGGCGCAGTGAGGATTCCGTCCTATTGACGACGGCATTGATCGTAAATGAACAGCATGTGATTGAAGCGCCGCTTGTGCAGAGCGACTATTTTAAAGCGCTTGTGTTGAAAAAACCTGTATTTCTGCTGCAAGCACCATTCCAAACGAATGCGGTCTTCATGCCATACGGGTCACCTCACTATGCCGGAGGCGAGATGAAGCTGGCCGGCCTCGTGCTGGAAAACTTCAGCCAGCTGGAGGAGCGCATCGAATTCGGCAAACGGCTGTATGCGATTCTGTTCGGCCTGCCCGAGGTCCATGCCGGCGTGCTTGCATTCGTTCGTGCTATTCCGCATACTGGTTCGCGTGCGGATTATGCCCCGCATTTGTTTGCGAAGGAAGGCGTCCCGGTCAATGAGGAGGAGGTATCGTCTCCCTTCGAGGAGCGGTTGAAAGGCTGCAAGCTGCGGCCGGGCGCAGAGAAGCTCTATAGCCCTGAGCTTTCGGCTGCATGGCCGGACGTGCCGATCACACAGCTAGACGGCGATGATTGGTTCGACATGGCGGGGAGCGCAGCCATTCGGCTTTATTTCGAGGAGATGCCGCTGCCAAAGCTATTCGAAATTACGTTCGAGCATTGCATGGCGCTGAACAAGCTCGAGCTGGCTGTGCAGGCAAAGCAGGGCATCGAAGCCGCGGGCAAGCTCAAAAGGCGATAA
- a CDS encoding MFS transporter, translating to MNRKTTIETVVPITEGEEKISNYQWKTLWASAVGYAMDGLDLLIISFVLPLIIVGFNLTPAEAGSIATTTLIGAVIGGIVFGILADIYGRVRVFAWTILLFSVFTGLSALTYDLTTLNISRFISGLGLGGEFGIGMTLVTETWPKKYRSRATAGVAIGFQLGIVLAILVSMLIIPYFGWRGAFVVGALPALFAWWSRRSLEEPQIWKDLNNKRVKKGVSVSLLFNTPRKAATTIGLIVAATVQNAGYYGIMTWLPTMMAKELGFSFNKTGMWTLATILGMIIGIIAFGFLMEKWGRRPSFITFQLLSAVMVWVFFQNSNSALLLVFGAIMGFFVNGMMGGYGTLLAEHYPTEVRATAKNFVFNIGRGIAGFAPLIIGYLATTHSLSWAMSLISFLYVFAAVCFFLLVPETKGKELE from the coding sequence TTGAACCGTAAAACTACAATTGAAACTGTAGTGCCAATAACTGAAGGTGAAGAGAAAATATCAAATTATCAATGGAAAACATTATGGGCATCTGCAGTCGGTTATGCAATGGATGGGTTGGACTTATTAATCATCTCGTTTGTACTCCCATTAATCATCGTAGGCTTTAACTTGACCCCTGCAGAGGCAGGAAGCATTGCCACTACTACATTGATTGGAGCAGTTATCGGAGGAATTGTTTTCGGCATACTGGCAGATATATATGGAAGAGTCAGAGTTTTCGCATGGACGATATTATTATTTTCCGTATTTACGGGCCTGTCAGCGCTAACCTATGACCTTACAACGTTAAATATTTCCAGGTTTATATCAGGTCTCGGTCTTGGTGGAGAATTCGGAATCGGAATGACGTTAGTTACCGAAACCTGGCCCAAAAAGTATCGTTCCCGGGCTACGGCTGGAGTTGCGATTGGATTTCAGTTGGGCATCGTATTGGCCATACTAGTATCCATGTTAATCATTCCATACTTTGGTTGGAGGGGAGCTTTTGTTGTAGGCGCTCTGCCAGCATTATTCGCCTGGTGGTCCCGCCGGTCATTGGAAGAACCTCAAATATGGAAGGATTTAAATAATAAACGAGTGAAAAAGGGAGTATCGGTATCGCTTTTGTTCAACACTCCAAGAAAAGCTGCCACAACAATTGGTCTCATCGTTGCTGCAACGGTACAAAATGCGGGTTATTACGGCATCATGACTTGGCTGCCTACTATGATGGCTAAAGAACTAGGTTTTTCTTTTAATAAAACCGGGATGTGGACATTAGCGACGATTTTGGGAATGATAATTGGCATTATTGCTTTTGGGTTCTTGATGGAAAAATGGGGGCGAAGACCGTCATTTATAACCTTTCAACTGTTATCTGCTGTGATGGTATGGGTCTTCTTTCAGAACTCGAATTCAGCGTTGCTTCTTGTATTTGGTGCAATTATGGGGTTCTTTGTAAACGGCATGATGGGTGGATACGGGACGCTTCTTGCAGAACATTACCCAACAGAAGTAAGGGCGACCGCTAAGAATTTCGTATTCAATATTGGCAGAGGCATAGCCGGGTTCGCCCCTTTAATCATTGGTTATCTCGCTACGACGCATTCCTTAAGCTGGGCGATGAGCTTGATATCTTTCCTCTATGTCTTTGCAGCTGTATGTTTCTTTCTATTAGTTCCTGAGACTAAGGGCAAGGAACTGGAATAA
- the proC gene encoding pyrroline-5-carboxylate reductase — protein MTTLSSSGVTPEINTLQMCFYGAGSMAEALVRGLLDRGLTEPGKITMMNRSNADRMQELTTRYGINAALTDIEKDACLRDADIVFLAMKPKDAAEAMKNVRELFHPGQLIVSVIAGMTTSTLETLLGKPMPIVRTMPNTSSTIGLGATGISFSPSVTEEQRKLADSILQAVGLTAIVEEPMLEVVTGLSGSGPAYVYYLMEAMIAAGSKLGLTEEAARDLTIQTVLGAAHMVKATGEDPAELRRKVTSPNGATQAAIEKLDAHQFMQGILSAISRSAERAVEMGAEIERNATS, from the coding sequence ATGACTACACTTTCATCTTCCGGCGTAACGCCGGAAATTAATACGCTTCAAATGTGCTTCTATGGCGCAGGTTCTATGGCGGAAGCACTCGTGCGCGGACTTCTCGACCGCGGTTTGACGGAGCCCGGCAAAATCACGATGATGAACCGCTCCAATGCGGACCGCATGCAAGAGCTCACTACCCGTTATGGAATTAACGCCGCACTTACAGATATCGAGAAGGACGCTTGCCTGCGCGATGCGGATATCGTATTTCTCGCCATGAAGCCGAAAGATGCTGCCGAAGCGATGAAGAATGTGCGCGAGCTATTTCATCCCGGTCAATTAATCGTCTCGGTCATCGCCGGCATGACGACGTCCACGCTCGAAACCCTGCTCGGCAAACCGATGCCGATTGTTCGGACGATGCCGAACACGTCAAGCACCATTGGTCTCGGCGCAACCGGCATCAGCTTCTCTCCAAGCGTCACGGAAGAGCAGCGCAAGCTTGCGGACTCGATCCTGCAAGCCGTCGGTCTTACCGCAATCGTCGAAGAGCCGATGCTTGAGGTTGTGACGGGATTATCCGGAAGCGGTCCGGCATACGTCTACTACCTCATGGAAGCCATGATCGCCGCAGGCAGCAAGCTTGGACTTACGGAAGAAGCTGCGCGCGATCTGACGATTCAAACGGTACTAGGAGCCGCACATATGGTAAAAGCTACGGGTGAAGATCCCGCCGAGCTTCGCCGCAAAGTGACTTCGCCTAACGGCGCTACTCAAGCTGCCATCGAAAAGCTTGATGCCCACCAATTCATGCAAGGCATCCTTAGTGCGATCAGCCGTTCCGCGGAACGGGCTGTCGAAATGGGAGCTGAAATCGAAAGGAATGCAACGTCATGA
- a CDS encoding SOS response-associated peptidase codes for MCGRYTLTVTLEELLLRYSVDSVNAPFHEPRYNISPSQMVITVLNDGQNNRIGKLKWGLTPPWAKDLKTSTINARAETLLQKSSFKIPFLKKRCLIPADSFFEWKPTANGKQPMRIMMNSEEIFSFAGIYETWTGSDGTKVSGVAVITTEPNQTVSEIHNRMPLILKPEDEKIWLDRTVQDPSVLMPLLQPYSADQMKCYAVSTEVGNVKNDSKRCIKELV; via the coding sequence ATGTGCGGACGGTATACTTTAACCGTTACGTTAGAAGAACTGTTACTTAGGTACAGTGTAGATTCAGTTAATGCACCGTTTCATGAACCACGTTACAATATAAGTCCATCACAGATGGTTATCACTGTGTTAAACGATGGGCAAAATAATCGCATTGGTAAACTAAAATGGGGTTTGACCCCCCCATGGGCAAAAGATCTCAAGACCAGTACAATTAATGCACGAGCTGAAACGCTGCTTCAAAAGTCATCATTCAAGATTCCTTTTCTAAAGAAAAGATGTTTGATACCTGCGGATAGCTTTTTTGAATGGAAACCTACAGCAAATGGGAAACAACCCATGAGGATTATGATGAATTCCGAGGAGATATTCAGCTTTGCAGGAATTTACGAAACTTGGACTGGATCTGACGGGACAAAAGTAAGTGGGGTCGCAGTTATAACAACAGAACCAAATCAAACGGTATCGGAAATTCATAATAGAATGCCACTTATTTTAAAACCAGAAGATGAAAAAATTTGGTTGGATCGCACTGTGCAAGATCCATCAGTGTTAATGCCACTTTTGCAGCCTTATTCAGCTGATCAGATGAAGTGTTATGCAGTATCAACTGAAGTGGGAAATGTAAAAAATGATTCTAAACGTTGTATCAAAGAACTCGTTTAA
- a CDS encoding glutamate-5-semialdehyde dehydrogenase has product MSEVREKAALAKKAAQLMNRMSTEQKNVALLEMAHALEEQQASIIAANELDIERGRANGTSESLLDRLKLTPARIIGIAEGLRQVVELPDPAGLLLESFERPNGLRVEKISVPLGVIGMIYEARPNVTVDAAGLCLKTGNAVVLRGGSAALESNRRIVEVLCSALSGTDLPADALQLVEDPSRASVDEMLKLNGLLDVVIPRGGASLIRNVVENATVPVIETGAGVCHTYLDESAMFDMAADIAFNAKVQRPSVCNSMETLLVHEGFAANHLRALADRFLAANVELRGCDATRALVPDAKLVTEADYATEYNDYIMNIRIVSGLEQALAHIAAYGTMHSECIVTENAENAEAFLQRVDAAAVYHNASTRFTDGFEFGFGAEIGISTQKLHARGPMGLPALTTTKFRVYGQGQIRG; this is encoded by the coding sequence ATGAGTGAAGTACGCGAGAAAGCCGCGCTGGCCAAGAAAGCCGCGCAATTAATGAACCGCATGTCGACGGAACAGAAGAACGTAGCCCTGCTTGAGATGGCTCACGCGCTGGAGGAGCAGCAGGCTTCCATCATCGCCGCGAATGAATTGGATATTGAACGCGGACGCGCAAACGGCACAAGCGAATCGCTGCTCGACCGGCTCAAGCTTACGCCGGCGCGCATTATAGGCATTGCCGAAGGGCTGCGCCAGGTTGTCGAGCTTCCAGACCCGGCCGGTTTGCTGCTGGAGAGCTTCGAGCGTCCGAACGGTCTGCGCGTCGAGAAAATTTCCGTGCCGCTCGGCGTAATCGGCATGATTTATGAAGCGCGCCCGAACGTGACCGTCGATGCAGCCGGTTTATGCCTCAAGACGGGCAATGCCGTCGTCCTTCGCGGCGGTTCGGCTGCCTTGGAATCCAATCGGCGCATCGTGGAAGTACTTTGCTCAGCGCTTAGCGGAACCGACCTCCCCGCCGATGCCTTGCAGCTCGTGGAAGACCCTTCCCGTGCTTCCGTCGACGAGATGCTGAAGCTGAACGGACTGCTCGACGTTGTCATACCGCGCGGCGGCGCTTCGCTGATCCGCAATGTCGTAGAGAATGCGACGGTGCCTGTCATCGAGACAGGCGCAGGCGTCTGCCATACTTACCTCGATGAGAGCGCCATGTTCGACATGGCGGCCGACATTGCCTTCAACGCCAAAGTTCAGCGGCCTTCCGTTTGCAATTCCATGGAGACGCTGCTCGTTCATGAAGGCTTCGCAGCCAATCACCTGCGCGCCTTGGCGGATCGCTTCCTCGCCGCGAATGTAGAGCTCCGCGGCTGCGACGCGACACGCGCGCTCGTACCCGATGCCAAACTGGTAACAGAAGCAGACTATGCAACGGAATATAACGATTATATTATGAACATCAGAATCGTCTCGGGACTAGAGCAGGCGCTGGCGCATATCGCTGCCTACGGCACGATGCATTCCGAATGCATCGTAACGGAAAACGCAGAGAACGCAGAAGCTTTCCTGCAGCGCGTCGACGCGGCAGCCGTCTACCACAATGCCTCTACCCGCTTCACGGACGGCTTCGAATTCGGCTTCGGCGCTGAAATCGGCATCAGCACCCAAAAGCTCCACGCCCGAGGTCCTATGGGACTACCGGCCTTAACAACAACAAAATTCCGCGTATACGGCCAAGGTCAGATTCGCGGGTAA